The DNA region CTTCAAGATCATCAACCACAGCTGCTCTTAAACTGTTTTCTTTTGCCAGATACAGAACCCAATCTATGAGTATCATGTCATCACCACCCGTTGTTTCGTCATTGATTCGGTGTAACTCGATGTGCCTTCTGCAAAATATGGTTTCCAACAACACAACGCCAAAGCTGTAGATATCAACCTTTGTAGTAACAGGTGCATTTTTTAGCCATTCTGGTGCCATATAACCCACTGTCCCTCTAGCATTGGTGCTTGTTCGAGTCTTGTCTTTCATTAGAAGCTTTGCCAGTCCAAAATCTGAAATCTTTGCGGTGTAACTCGAGTCGAGAAGAACATTCTGAGGCTTTATGTCGCAATGGATGATTTGTTGGTCACACTCCTCATGCAGATACAATAAGCCTCTtgcaatctcaatcacaattctTACTCTACTCTCCCAACTGGGTCTATGATCCCCTTCTCCAAAAAGAAAGTTGGAGAGTGTCCCATTTTCCATTTTCTCATAAACCAAAAGCCTGTGATTTTGTTCATTGCAATAGCCCAATAGCCCAACGAGATTTCTATGATGAGTATGAGCAATAACTTGAACTTCTGTAACAAATTCTTTCTCACCTTGCTCTTCTACTTGCTCCAGTTGTTTGACCGCAACCTCAACCTGTTGACAGAGATATAAAGTAGTTGGATggttaaaggaaaaagaaagagggaaaaGGTCATGGGTTCAATCCTCTCTACTAACAAAATCTAACATttgccaattaaaaaaaaaacaaaaaaaactcaacCTGTTGACCCTCCAAGTTTAGAACCCCGCTATACACTGTACCATAGGCACCTCGACCGAGTTTGTCCTTGAATCCATTTGTTGCTTCTCTCAGCTGCTGGAATGAGAATGCCTTTAGGTTGATATCCATAGGCTTTGGCTTTGGTGGCTCCCCTTTGTGTATGAGATGTTGACAAATGATGGGGTGATGATAAATAAAAGTAGCAGCAAACAATACAGCAAGTAGGGAACAAGAGACAAGAGCCACTATCAAAACAACCAAAGATTGTGAATCCTTTTCATTTTCCATATCATTGTCAAGAAGAGGAACTTTAATCAGCATCACCCGATTGCTAGTGTCAGGGAAGATTTTTATGGCGTTTATAACTGGCCACGTTTTCTTGTGGCAATCTGAGCCATAAAAAACAGCAGCCATGCAGAGACAGTCATCCATCAGTTCCCTCTTGCAACTTTCCAGATCCATGTTGTTTATAACTTgtagatcaaaataaaaataatcattattgGGTATATCAGCATCTTGAATTGCTTTCACTTCAACCTTAGAGGAATTTGCAGCACACAAGCCATTGGCCTCCGTACTAAGATAACACCCTTTGGAAGGTACATTTGGATCCAAATGTGTATAGCCAGGCAAGCATTCACAGCTATATGCTTGGTTGTCAGATGAATTGCAAAAGCCATACACCCCACAAAGCGCGGTCACTCTGCAGGGCAGTTCTATGGCGTTCCAGACAGATGTCCAATCGCTTCCATTTTCTTTTGGGTGAATCAACTTCTGCAAGTTTCCCCGATCATCGATCAGCACGCGATGATAATAGTCTTCGATCGCGCCCGTTAAAGGATCGACTGTCATGTTATGGATGGTTTGGTTGGTTCCATTGACCGCGTAAAGAAAAGCTGTTGTGCTGTTGAAAACAATTCTCACATCTGTGTTTTGGTTAGTTCCACTGGACCAATAACCAGCATCGGTGAACCGAAAAGCTTTGAGAACAATGTTTCCATCAGATTGTTGGATCTCCAAACTGTATTGCCCTTTTGAGTAGTCCACTGATCCATTGGCATTGGAATAGAGCTTCTGACCCATCTTCAAAGTTTGGCCTAATAGAAGAGTATCCGTGGGAGAATCAAAGCTCTGCCATATAAATTCAGAAAGTGAATTCCTCAACACCAAATTCCCATTATCCTCCATTTTTGCAGTTGCAGCAGGAGTGTTTGTTCCTTTGTAGATTTGAAATGTAGCCCCTTTGACAGGTTGGAGCAGAAATTCGCCACTTGATGTGAGATTGATGGTTGATCCAATTTCAACCGGATTGTCGCGATTTGCTGACCAAACCAGTGTTTTGTTTGGAACCTTGTCAAACCAAATTCCAACAAGATAGTGGTCACTAAGAAGGTGGTAGAAGCCAAAGGCATAATCACCATTTGATGATCTCCAAGATGAATTATTGGTGCCAGCCACAATGCTGGAACCTAGTTCAATTGAGTTAGCATTTCTTAGAACACTGGaacatagaaagaaagaaacaaagagaacaaggggTTTTGTAACCATTTTTGGTAGGAAAGATTAATGCGATAAAAAATCAAGTCCCGTCCCTATAATACATATACCTGCATATGCTCAACGAACATCATAAATAATTGGCTTGGAAATTTCTTGGTAACTGTGCAGTGGAAGACTTTTGGAATCCAACACAGGATTAATTGCATGACTGGCTTCAAAGGGTCATCCACAAAGCTGATGGTACACTTTGAAACGATCAAATATGTTTACATGTAGATAATGATGTAATGTTGTCACTCTCAGAACATGGAAAATTTGTCTCATGTTTCTCAGACCCTTTATTATGCAAATTTAGTCCTACGTTTCAAGCATCCAAAATGGACTTTTTTCTTAGAATATTAAGCAAAAAGAAGTGTTGGCTTTATAaaggattagaaaaaaaattaaaaggaggaAAAAGTAATATCACAATTGATCATAAAAAAATGgatatttatctaaaatattgATAACAACACATtatccaatattttttattattaaataaatttctctttttagaattttttttattatatatgatcgTGGTAAAGCAAAAAAGACTTGTCACTCGTCAAAGTTTCTTTGTGGTATATGTTTTGATCACAAACCAGAGTCTAATAGGTTCAGAAAAGGTAGGCGCAACcactttttttgaaatttttaactcACTGCATGTCCACATATGTGGCTACATAAATACACCAAAATGTTTTCGAGCTGATTTGTCCGGACCCTAACTGTTCTATCGAATTGAAGCCTGAATATTTGCATACCCGTTTTGCCTAACGAAGTTGGCAAAAGGGAAAAAGTGGCAGAAATGTCCCAAATGTTCTATGTTTGTCCATAGACTCGGTGGGTGTGAACACATTTCTTGCAGGTTGTGTTATGTATTGTTGATCTTTTTCACGAATTTTGACTTAAGGCAATGTAATTCATTGTTACATCATAATAATGGAAGTACAGAAAGTAATTGTATATAAATATTGGCTTCAATTATTGTCTTTTCAGGTGTCGATGCCGACTTCTGCTACAAGTGTGGGCAGAAATGGTAGTCTGGACATTTATGCAAGTAGTGTTGATTCACATGAAACTCAGTTTTATCCTTAAAGTATTACACTCTCTTTTAAATGGTCcctaaataagaaaattatatgaGTAATCATTCTAGTATTAGAAATCATAACTATTGGTGCTCCAAATATTGAAAAATCTATCAAATTGGTCTATAAATGTTAGTAAAATATACTAACTTAAAGACTAAATTGATGAATATTAAATACTTGAAGGATTACTTGTATATATAATGTTATTGCTTTAAGGACTATATAGAAGAGAAGGTAACAACATTTCATGGAATAAATGTTGGTTTACtcattaattgtaaattttaggATATCTGGttcatcacttttatgtgtttCTAGCCTATAGGTCGACATCATTATGTTTTCGAACCTCTTatagataacttccaacttccaagcaTAATCATAAGATGTTTGTGTCTTGAATTTAACAAGTTTAAATTACTGCATTGCTAGAAGTATAAAACTATGGTTTTATTGTTTCATTaagtattattatatttcaattttagctTCTAAGTTTCTGATTACATAAAAATAACCACTTGGCTTGGTAATTTGATGATGTTAGAAAATAGTTAGTATGTGATCAGTTAGATGGTTAAGAGATAAACACAACCAGCTAGCCATTTGTTTGGCAACAGCAGACAGCATTTGCATGGAAACCAGCACCTTGTTTTGAAAGTCaaatcaaattataagaatgcatctaaacatacataataaaaaccaacacattaaaattaacatttatcattaaaaaaaataaacatatatagcAAAACACCTTAAACACGCTCACTCTAATAAACCGTACTACTTTCATCTTCCTTTACTCAGCCTTCAGGCCGGACAAAAGTTAGATTAAAATTCATGGCtatttataaaatgaaagatGCTATACTTTTACATCCAATACATTTCATTAAAGGTAAAAACGAACATTATTAGTCTATCTTAATTCTTTTCCACTAATTGACAGATCTTCTCGTATATAGTATATCACAGCTTCTCATGCGATTGCAGAACCTACCAAtatattatcatcatcaaatcAAATTGGTCTGGTAATTCAGTTGGTTAGAGTGCTGGTCTTATGAGCTGGAGGTTGCGAGTTCAAGCCTCGCCGAGATGaatttcttattaaattttGGAGATATAAGATTGACTCAAAAAACTTTTATTACAGTAAGTTCAAGAAACAGTATCTCAGCAGTCAGCACTTGAAAATCTTGTTGATTCAATTAGGCTGATCAATAAATGCTGGTGGTTGCTAAATGTTGCAGAAGTGATGAGAATGAAGAGGTTCAAATAAGTAGAAGAAGGAATACGCTAATTTGTCACAATATTAAGTAAGtatttattacatatattgTCACTCTAATAAAATTGCTATTGGTGTAAGTGACGAAGTGTCTTTTGCAGCTGTAACTCACCTCTGTTCATATCATCTCAACATTGGTGAagtccatcatcatcatctttacaCTTTGAATATCaaataatgtaaattaaaaCACTCTTTAATCAAAACAATTCAACGTTAAACCAAGATTAACAGTCCAACCTGAGACTCAACAAAATGAATAGTCCTAAATACAATGCTTGATACTCATGACTCAGGCACCTGCTGCATAAACTATTCATTGCCAAGATACAATCTACATGCTTTAATTAAGCTAATTAGAAGGGAAGAAGATCGCATAAATAAGTCAAACAAAATTCATTGAAggattattattctttttggaaagtaaaaaaaagttattacaagacaaatgtaataacaccctaatttttctaataaatcagaatattctattttcaattaaatttaattatcttttattaaaattgaattctGTGAAATTTTATTCTCTGCATTTTCCTTAAGCAAATTATGTCTTTTTacatacttttaaaattaatcaaatttctttatattattaatattcttttaaataaaatataattaaattctcattattttctattttaaatcttctgaaattaaactatattagtttttctttaaaattaccaacatcgaatttcaacaaaaatgaaaaaatcctAATTTTTTTCTCCTCAAACCCAACATCATACTCCataaaatctttcaaattttatcaattgtttttttttttaacttttaaaattattatctaaACCTAGTATAaactcttaaatattttttttgtttcccaaatatataataatcttGTGAAACACTGGCAAACACTGaatgttaaaattttctttgattAAAAAGATCTTAATTTATCATGTTGTGGAAGAGTAACTCTTTTCATCAAACTCAGTTCCCATTAGTGAACaaaatcttaaatatttaagattaaaaCATAGTTAAATGGTTTTAGATAGAAAAGTATTAACAACATGACCAAAATTATACAATATACATGTTAAAGGAATCaaaagtaatattatttatgtatttctaaaatttaaaatgtcattGTCTTCATTCATACactattataaaaatgttatttacgACACATCAACAATGACGGTTGTCAGAAACCTTCTTAAAAACATCATGGTGGTAGTCTTGTAATTATTGGAAATGACAAGTATCtatatgattttcaaataaccgtctttgaatcgTGAGTTTAACGACGGTTATTCAAAAAATCATCGTTAAAGAGAGAGTACAAACACCTAGGATCAACTTATTTCTCGCACCTCATTATTCTCTCAGTACGTCTCTCACACAGCTCTCTGTCACTAACCCTCCTCTCACCCACGCTTAAGCTTCTTCTCTCCTTTTGTTCGTCGTTGTCGTGTCGTTGTGGAGACCCTCGAAGGTAAGAATTAAACTCCCTCGAAGTCccttagttttttgtttttgttcgaGTTTGTCTCACCCAcgaattttttctctctcactcaAGTATTTGTTTTCGTGTTTACATTTTTTACCCTCGCTCGAACCTCCACGCCCTCTCTCACTCAAGCTTTCATTGCACCCTCTCTCTGGTGAACCTCTGCAAAGCTATGCCGTCGCAGTTGCTCCCTCAACTCTCTCCGCCAAAGCTCTATGTGGAGGTAAGAACCTCTGTCCGTACATGaagtgtttcttttcttttcgtgTGGGTACTGCGGTTGAATCCATGGCCCCTTTGGTTGCGTTGTGTGTGGCTAAGGCcacaatgattaattaatttattttcttgattaGTCAATTGTTTATTCATCTATGAACTTAGTATTCTTAGTTCTAAACCTCATAGAAAGGATGACCCTGCTTGGAAAGCTATCCAGAAGGTATTAAAACTTTCGTATTTGAGAATGTGTCATGTTTAcccaatttattaatttttttttctattaatttcttaatgatTTTGGAATTTCTTTTCCACTGTATACAACTATAAATTACAAACGATAGGAAGGTATGGTAAATACTTCAGTTCTCATTTGAAAGTTGTACTAACTTGTCTATTTGTTCTTTTGTCTTTCTgtaatttctttatattttaatgtagGAAGTGATCATAATTTTCTCTTAAATTATATGTTACATTGAAGATTATCTTATTGAGTAATGAGTTGGTAAACATGCCACGATACCATTATAGTTCCTTTTGTATTCCATAGGATACTTTGGGATTTCTTAGTCACTTCTTGAATGTTTTATGcaatttatgttaattttgcAAATTGTTCCGTGACCTTGGTTTTGCATGCAGGTCCTAGAAAGTGGAGAACAGATAGGCTTAAAGCACTTTAGACCAATTAAACCATTGGGATCAGGAGATACGTACTGGCAGGTTTTTTTTACCCCTATTTCTCTATTGCATTTCCCTG from Glycine soja cultivar W05 chromosome 8, ASM419377v2, whole genome shotgun sequence includes:
- the LOC114424305 gene encoding G-type lectin S-receptor-like serine/threonine-protein kinase LECRK4 → MVTKPLVLFVSFFLCSSVLRNANSIELGSSIVAGTNNSSWRSSNGDYAFGFYHLLSDHYLVGIWFDKVPNKTLVWSANRDNPVEIGSTINLTSSGEFLLQPVKGATFQIYKGTNTPAATAKMEDNGNLVLRNSLSEFIWQSFDSPTDTLLLGQTLKMGQKLYSNANGSVDYSKGQYSLEIQQSDGNIVLKAFRFTDAGYWSSGTNQNTDVRIVFNSTTAFLYAVNGTNQTIHNMTVDPLTGAIEDYYHRVLIDDRGNLQKLIHPKENGSDWTSVWNAIELPCRVTALCGVYGFCNSSDNQAYSCECLPGYTHLDPNVPSKGCYLSTEANGLCAANSSKVEVKAIQDADIPNNDYFYFDLQVINNMDLESCKRELMDDCLCMAAVFYGSDCHKKTWPVINAIKIFPDTSNRVMLIKVPLLDNDMENEKDSQSLVVLIVALVSCSLLAVLFAATFIYHHPIICQHLIHKGEPPKPKPMDINLKAFSFQQLREATNGFKDKLGRGAYGTVYSGVLNLEGQQVEVAVKQLEQVEEQGEKEFVTEVQVIAHTHHRNLVGLLGYCNEQNHRLLVYEKMENGTLSNFLFGEGDHRPSWESRVRIVIEIARGLLYLHEECDQQIIHCDIKPQNVLLDSSYTAKISDFGLAKLLMKDKTRTSTNARGTVGYMAPEWLKNAPVTTKVDIYSFGVVLLETIFCRRHIELHRINDETTGGDDMILIDWVLYLAKENSLRAAVVDDLEVESDFKRFERMVMVGLWCVYPNSTLRPSMKVVAQMLEGNIEVGVPPLN